In one window of Mesorhizobium sp. B2-1-1 DNA:
- a CDS encoding ATP-binding protein: protein MSKRLSLRLWPRSLTFRVIAFSTVWAILTLIVIFTLITTLYRQASERGFDSLLSAHLFNLIGSIGISDTGALTGAPDLGDLRFSEPNSGWYWSVEPASEGVHGNLHSSSMTRTIPSPDVADVPFNANFQRSYAAQGIDGEELVVFESEFVLDAKNRAARFRVMGNKTELEQEIATFQRRLLTYLSLFGVGMIAINAIAILLGLQPLRRVRDALAMVREGTAQRLDGQFPAEIEPLANETNALIENNRRIVERSRTQVGNLAHSLKTPLAVLLNEGRALGGAKGQLIAEQAASMQKQVDHYLQRARVAAQRDSVVYRTPIAPLVQRMVRVLQKLNPQTNLSLSLPPIEIVFAGEREDLEELLGNLLENAMKWAKSAVSVSVVPVGDKDDNMFEIAIEDDGPGIPEEKAREALKRGRRLDETKPGTGLGLAIVADLVNEYGGILLLERSGMGGLKAVVRLRSLQ, encoded by the coding sequence GTGAGCAAGCGGCTCTCGCTGCGCTTGTGGCCGCGCTCGCTGACGTTCCGCGTCATCGCCTTTTCCACGGTCTGGGCGATCCTGACCCTCATCGTCATTTTCACCCTCATTACCACGCTGTACCGCCAGGCCAGCGAGCGCGGTTTCGACAGCCTGCTTTCTGCGCATCTGTTCAACCTGATCGGCTCCATCGGCATTTCCGATACCGGCGCGCTCACCGGCGCTCCGGATCTCGGCGACCTCCGCTTCTCGGAACCGAATTCGGGCTGGTACTGGTCCGTCGAACCCGCTTCGGAAGGCGTGCACGGCAATCTCCACTCATCGTCGATGACCAGGACGATCCCGTCGCCCGATGTGGCGGACGTTCCCTTCAACGCCAATTTCCAGCGCAGCTACGCGGCGCAAGGCATCGATGGCGAGGAGTTGGTCGTGTTCGAGAGCGAATTCGTTCTCGATGCCAAGAACCGCGCCGCCCGCTTTCGCGTCATGGGCAACAAGACCGAACTGGAACAGGAGATCGCCACCTTCCAGCGCCGCCTCCTGACCTACCTTTCCCTGTTCGGCGTCGGCATGATCGCCATCAACGCCATCGCCATCCTGCTCGGCCTGCAACCGCTGCGAAGGGTCAGGGACGCGCTCGCCATGGTGCGCGAAGGCACCGCGCAAAGACTTGACGGCCAGTTTCCAGCCGAGATTGAACCGCTTGCCAACGAAACCAATGCCTTGATCGAGAACAACCGGCGTATCGTCGAGCGCTCGCGGACTCAGGTCGGCAATCTCGCCCATTCCCTGAAGACGCCGCTGGCGGTGCTGCTCAACGAGGGGCGGGCGCTTGGTGGCGCCAAGGGGCAACTGATCGCCGAACAGGCCGCTTCCATGCAGAAGCAGGTCGATCACTATCTCCAGCGCGCCCGCGTCGCGGCGCAGCGCGACAGCGTCGTCTACCGCACGCCGATAGCGCCGTTGGTGCAGCGCATGGTCAGGGTCTTGCAGAAGCTCAATCCGCAGACCAACCTGTCGTTGTCGCTGCCGCCGATCGAGATCGTCTTTGCCGGCGAGCGCGAGGACCTCGAGGAGTTGCTCGGCAATCTGCTCGAAAACGCGATGAAATGGGCGAAGAGCGCGGTTTCGGTTTCCGTCGTTCCCGTGGGCGACAAGGACGACAACATGTTCGAGATCGCCATCGAAGACGACGGACCGGGCATACCCGAGGAAAAAGCGCGCGAAGCGTTGAAACGCGGACGACGCCTGGACGAGACCAAGCCGGGCACGGGTCTCGGCTTGGCCATTGTCGCCGACCTCGTCAACGAGTATGGAGGCATACTGCTGCTCGAACGGTCCGGCATGGGCGGATTGAAGGCGGTAGTGCGATTGCGGAGCCTTCAGTGA
- a CDS encoding response regulator transcription factor, which produces MRVLVVEDDKDLNRQISDALVDAGYVVDRAYDGEEGHFLGDTEPYDAVVLDIGLPQMDGISVVERWRRGGRKMPVLILTARDRWSDKVSGIDAGADDYVTKPFHIEEVLARVRALIRRAAGHASSELTCGPLRLDTKASKADVAGVPLKLTSHEFRLLAYLMHHMGEVVSRTELVEHLYDQDFDRDSNTIEVFVGRLRKKMGIDMIETVRGMGYRMREPEA; this is translated from the coding sequence ATGCGCGTACTGGTCGTCGAGGATGACAAGGATCTCAACCGGCAGATATCGGATGCGCTGGTCGACGCCGGCTATGTCGTCGACCGGGCATATGACGGCGAGGAGGGCCATTTTCTCGGTGACACCGAGCCCTACGACGCGGTCGTGCTCGACATCGGCCTGCCGCAGATGGACGGCATCAGCGTGGTCGAGCGCTGGCGGCGCGGCGGCCGCAAGATGCCGGTGCTGATCCTGACCGCCCGCGACCGCTGGAGCGACAAGGTCTCCGGCATCGACGCCGGCGCGGACGACTATGTCACCAAGCCGTTCCACATCGAGGAGGTCCTGGCGCGGGTCAGGGCGCTGATCCGCCGCGCCGCCGGCCACGCCTCATCCGAACTGACCTGCGGGCCGCTACGCCTCGACACCAAGGCCTCGAAGGCCGATGTCGCCGGCGTGCCGTTGAAGCTGACATCGCATGAGTTCCGCCTGCTTGCCTACCTGATGCATCACATGGGCGAGGTCGTCTCGCGGACCGAACTGGTAGAGCATCTCTACGACCAGGATTTCGACCGCGATTCCAACACGATCGAGGTGTTTGTCGGACGGCTCCGCAAGAAAATGGGCATCGACATGATCGAAACCGTGCGCGGCATGGGTTATCGCATGCGTGAGCCGGAGGCGTAA
- a CDS encoding DUF3168 domain-containing protein — MTAPGDLQQALFLRLKSDPSLSALLGGAGLREQPTDNVAFPYVTCGQTCAFDWDTGAENRDDQLITLHVWSKAHGEAETRAIMDAIEARLADAVLEVGARGQTRLSLEFSEARYEEELLVHHGLLRFRALTQENA; from the coding sequence ATGACGGCGCCCGGCGATTTGCAACAGGCACTGTTTCTGAGGCTGAAAAGCGATCCGTCCCTGTCGGCTCTGCTGGGCGGCGCCGGACTGCGCGAACAACCAACCGACAACGTCGCCTTTCCCTACGTGACATGCGGCCAGACCTGCGCCTTTGACTGGGACACCGGCGCCGAGAACCGCGACGATCAACTTATTACGCTGCATGTCTGGTCGAAGGCCCATGGCGAAGCCGAAACGCGGGCCATCATGGATGCCATCGAGGCGCGCCTTGCCGACGCGGTGCTGGAGGTCGGTGCTCGCGGCCAGACACGCCTGTCGCTCGAATTCAGCGAGGCGCGGTATGAGGAGGAACTGCTTGTCCATCACGGCCTGCTGCGTTTTCGGGCGCTGACCCAGGAAAACGCCTGA
- a CDS encoding 2-keto-4-pentenoate hydratase codes for MLDPEKARAASRLLVGHWDKGTRLDAIPEELRPKTRAEGYAIQSHVMDRSVAPLFGWKIAATSLAGQRHINVDGPMAGRLLAEKAVEVGGSVSLATSKMRVAEIEFAFRFGRQLPPRPAPYEIGDVVDAVASLHPAIEIPDSRYDDFCAVGAPQLIADNACANLFVIGEAAEDDWRDVDFAKHPVAASVSGRSQHIGSGAAVLGDPRVALTWIVNELSGLGITLQPGQVVITGTCVTPINVEAGDEVIGDLGRFGRVSVRFC; via the coding sequence ATGCTCGATCCAGAAAAGGCCAGGGCCGCGTCGCGCCTCCTGGTAGGCCATTGGGACAAGGGCACCCGCCTCGACGCCATACCCGAGGAATTGCGGCCGAAGACGCGGGCCGAAGGCTACGCCATCCAGTCGCACGTCATGGATCGCTCAGTGGCTCCGCTCTTCGGCTGGAAGATCGCGGCAACCAGCCTGGCCGGCCAGCGGCATATCAACGTCGACGGCCCGATGGCCGGGCGCCTCCTCGCCGAGAAGGCGGTCGAGGTCGGTGGCTCCGTTTCCCTGGCGACAAGCAAGATGCGTGTCGCCGAGATCGAATTCGCCTTCCGGTTCGGCCGTCAGTTGCCGCCTCGCCCGGCGCCTTATGAAATCGGTGATGTAGTGGACGCCGTGGCGAGTTTGCATCCGGCGATCGAAATACCGGACTCCCGCTATGACGATTTCTGCGCTGTCGGCGCGCCGCAGCTCATCGCCGACAATGCCTGCGCCAATCTGTTCGTCATCGGCGAGGCGGCGGAAGACGATTGGCGTGACGTAGATTTCGCGAAGCACCCGGTGGCCGCTTCTGTCTCTGGAAGATCGCAGCATATCGGATCAGGAGCAGCCGTGTTGGGCGATCCGCGTGTTGCGCTGACCTGGATCGTCAACGAACTGTCGGGGCTGGGCATAACGCTCCAGCCGGGGCAAGTGGTGATAACCGGCACCTGCGTGACGCCGATAAATGTCGAGGCCGGCGACGAAGTCATCGGCGATTTGGGCAGGTTCGGCCGGGTCTCGGTGCGCTTCTGCTAG
- a CDS encoding ABC transporter permease, with amino-acid sequence MPTYRPGPVSLALAVLVALFLLLPLLAVIPVSLTPSRMLAMPTGELSLRHYRSLVEDPRWLQSILLSIRIGIVSSVISTVLALCFSLGVWMFQPRFTAALVGFVLLPMVVPPVVSAVTLYFLLTSISGVSSFFGYDTWLGVAMAHSVMTVPFATVLILVSLSQLDRRIDLAARGLGASVWERATRIIMPNIKFGIVTAALLSFVLSWEEIGVTLFITSVNAITLPRLMWMGLRDNIDPAIAALSVILIVITVLVLAVRSVVVRLRGGQ; translated from the coding sequence ATGCCGACCTATCGCCCCGGTCCCGTCTCGCTTGCCCTCGCCGTCCTGGTGGCGCTGTTCCTGCTCCTGCCGCTGCTGGCCGTGATCCCGGTGTCGCTGACGCCGAGCCGCATGCTGGCGATGCCGACCGGCGAATTGTCGCTGCGCCACTACCGCTCGCTGGTCGAGGATCCGCGCTGGCTCCAGTCCATCCTGCTCTCGATCAGGATCGGCATCGTCAGCAGTGTCATCTCGACGGTGCTGGCACTGTGCTTCAGCCTTGGCGTGTGGATGTTCCAGCCGCGCTTCACCGCGGCTCTGGTCGGCTTCGTGCTGTTGCCGATGGTGGTGCCGCCGGTGGTCTCGGCGGTGACGCTCTATTTCCTGCTCACCTCGATCTCCGGCGTCAGTTCCTTTTTCGGCTACGACACCTGGCTGGGTGTGGCCATGGCGCATTCGGTGATGACGGTGCCCTTCGCCACGGTGCTGATCCTGGTCTCCCTCAGCCAGCTTGACCGCCGTATCGACCTCGCAGCGCGTGGCCTTGGCGCCAGCGTCTGGGAGCGCGCCACGCGCATCATCATGCCCAACATCAAATTCGGCATCGTCACCGCGGCACTGCTGTCCTTCGTGCTCTCCTGGGAGGAAATCGGCGTCACGCTGTTCATCACCTCGGTCAACGCCATCACGCTGCCCAGGTTGATGTGGATGGGTCTGCGCGACAATATCGACCCGGCGATCGCGGCACTTTCAGTGATCCTGATCGTCATCACCGTGCTGGTGCTTGCAGTGCGCAGCGTTGTGGTGCGGCTGCGTGGAGGACAATGA
- a CDS encoding ABC transporter permease, translating into MRGVLSDRMGAALLMAPLLLFLGLAYAWPFLGVVKWSFTLPTPGLGQYGALITDPLVQSVFVRTLRIAAIVTIVSVAAAYAITVVWVRGSPAQRVLAEFCILVPFWISVLTRAFGWVALLSNRGLINTWLQSIGFIGEPLTLVRNEFGVIVGMTHFLIPFAVFPLASSMRSLDERVLLAARGLGSSRMRTFWTVFVPMTRSGIIGSALIVFVFSLGFFVTPAILGGGRSVMIAELIYLRIFQSPDWGLGAAISVVLVLFVGILMALLFRYVRPKQLV; encoded by the coding sequence ATGAGAGGCGTTCTCTCGGATAGGATGGGCGCGGCGCTGCTGATGGCGCCGCTGCTCCTGTTCCTTGGCCTCGCCTATGCCTGGCCGTTCCTCGGCGTGGTGAAGTGGAGCTTCACGCTGCCGACGCCGGGACTTGGCCAGTACGGCGCGCTGATAACCGACCCGCTGGTACAGTCGGTGTTCGTCCGCACGCTGCGCATCGCGGCGATCGTCACCATTGTATCGGTTGCCGCTGCCTACGCCATCACCGTGGTCTGGGTGCGCGGCAGCCCGGCGCAGCGGGTGCTGGCCGAATTCTGCATCCTGGTGCCGTTCTGGATATCGGTGCTGACGCGCGCCTTCGGCTGGGTGGCGCTTCTCTCCAACCGCGGCCTGATCAACACCTGGCTGCAGTCGATCGGCTTCATTGGCGAACCGCTGACGCTGGTGCGCAACGAATTCGGCGTCATCGTCGGCATGACGCATTTCCTCATTCCTTTCGCCGTCTTTCCGCTGGCGTCTTCCATGCGCAGCCTCGACGAGCGCGTGCTGCTCGCCGCGCGCGGGCTGGGTTCCAGCCGCATGCGCACCTTCTGGACGGTGTTCGTGCCGATGACGCGCTCCGGCATCATCGGCTCCGCGCTGATCGTCTTCGTCTTCTCGCTCGGCTTCTTCGTCACGCCGGCGATCCTTGGCGGCGGCCGCAGCGTCATGATCGCCGAATTGATCTATCTCCGCATCTTCCAGAGCCCGGACTGGGGGCTGGGTGCCGCGATCAGCGTGGTGCTGGTGCTGTTCGTCGGCATCCTGATGGCGCTGCTTTTCCGCTACGTCAGACCGAAGCAATTGGTGTAG
- a CDS encoding ABC transporter substrate-binding protein, with protein MNDTKKQAIETLSERTRRGEISRRQFTQLAGLVLAGTPLLLRSTKSFAAAKELVLVNWGGDAITAYDAAYGQAFTKDTGITVKMDGSGPTEGAIAAQFKSGAPTWDLVDVDPFSAITLGAQGMLEPIDYTIVDKKKMRPGFGWDYAASTYFFSYVIAYDSQKYGSNAPTGMADFFDVKKFPGKRSLYKWGVSSWEAALLADGIAPASLYPLDLKRAHDKIAAFKENVVAYWGGGAESQSVLLNGEASMAIVWSTRASLIEQDSGGQIKFIWDQGLISPGALAVLKNNPGGKDAAMKFIASAQDPAKQLVMFDKLGQGPANPAADALVPADKKRINPVDPENMKKQIPLDMDWYAKNYGAALDEYTKIISA; from the coding sequence ATGAACGATACCAAGAAACAGGCCATCGAAACGCTCTCCGAAAGGACAAGGCGCGGTGAGATCTCGCGCCGGCAATTCACGCAACTTGCAGGCCTCGTGCTTGCCGGCACGCCGCTGCTGCTGCGCTCGACCAAGTCCTTCGCCGCCGCGAAGGAACTGGTGCTGGTCAACTGGGGCGGCGACGCCATCACGGCTTACGACGCCGCCTATGGCCAGGCTTTCACCAAGGACACCGGCATCACCGTCAAGATGGATGGCTCCGGCCCGACCGAAGGGGCCATCGCGGCACAATTTAAAAGCGGTGCGCCGACCTGGGATCTTGTCGACGTCGACCCGTTCTCGGCCATCACACTTGGCGCGCAAGGCATGCTCGAGCCGATCGACTACACAATAGTCGACAAGAAGAAGATGCGGCCGGGTTTCGGCTGGGATTACGCCGCCTCGACCTATTTCTTCTCCTATGTGATCGCCTATGATTCGCAGAAATACGGCAGCAATGCCCCGACCGGCATGGCCGATTTCTTCGACGTGAAGAAATTCCCCGGCAAGCGCTCGCTCTACAAATGGGGCGTGTCGAGCTGGGAGGCGGCTCTTCTCGCCGACGGCATCGCGCCGGCCTCGCTCTATCCGCTCGACCTCAAGCGCGCGCATGACAAGATCGCCGCGTTCAAGGAGAACGTCGTCGCCTATTGGGGCGGCGGCGCGGAAAGCCAGAGCGTGTTGCTCAACGGCGAAGCCTCGATGGCGATCGTCTGGTCGACGCGAGCCTCGCTGATCGAGCAGGATTCGGGCGGTCAGATCAAGTTCATCTGGGACCAGGGCCTGATTTCGCCCGGCGCACTGGCCGTGTTGAAGAACAACCCCGGCGGCAAGGACGCGGCGATGAAGTTCATCGCCAGCGCGCAGGACCCTGCAAAGCAGCTTGTCATGTTCGACAAGCTCGGTCAGGGCCCGGCCAACCCGGCTGCCGACGCTCTGGTTCCCGCCGACAAGAAGCGCATCAACCCGGTCGATCCCGAGAACATGAAGAAGCAGATCCCGCTCGACATGGACTGGTACGCCAAGAATTACGGGGCGGCCCTGGACGAATATACCAAGATCATCTCCGCCTGA
- a CDS encoding ABC transporter ATP-binding protein gives MQQPGRAAEIKANGIGKSFGSFRALDNLTLNIGRGEFLTLLGPSGSGKTTFLMILAGFLQPSEGRLFSDGVDITDRPAEQRAAGMVFQGYALFPHMSVEQNIAFPLKVRKKSAAEIKRSVGEMIERVGLLGHEKKLPAQLSGGQQQRVALARALVFEPGVLLLDEPFSALDKSLRGQMQAEMKRLHQETGTTFVFVTHDQSEALALSSRVAIFNHGKLLQVGAPDEVYDRPANRFVAEFLGEINMLPLKGVRVADHGATALCEDRAIKLRGNAEAVDGNAILAIRPEHMSIAREAAAGENGIAATAIGSTYLGAATKLDLTTRQGAKVTVSVPNEVAAAALSKGNSVWLTWPAEKGFLLPDGGQ, from the coding sequence ATGCAGCAACCCGGCCGGGCCGCAGAGATCAAGGCGAACGGGATCGGCAAGAGCTTCGGCTCGTTCCGTGCGCTGGACAATCTGACGCTCAATATCGGCCGCGGCGAGTTTTTGACGCTGCTCGGCCCCTCCGGCTCCGGCAAGACCACCTTCCTGATGATCCTGGCCGGCTTCCTGCAGCCCAGCGAGGGCCGCCTGTTCAGCGACGGCGTCGATATTACCGACCGGCCGGCCGAGCAGCGCGCCGCCGGCATGGTGTTCCAGGGCTATGCGCTCTTCCCGCATATGAGCGTCGAGCAAAACATCGCCTTTCCCCTCAAGGTTCGCAAGAAATCTGCCGCCGAGATCAAGCGTAGCGTCGGCGAGATGATAGAGCGCGTCGGTCTGCTCGGCCACGAGAAGAAGCTGCCGGCGCAGCTTTCCGGCGGCCAGCAACAACGCGTGGCGCTGGCCCGCGCGCTGGTGTTCGAGCCGGGCGTGCTTTTGCTCGACGAGCCGTTCTCGGCGCTGGACAAGAGCCTGCGCGGCCAGATGCAGGCCGAGATGAAACGTCTGCACCAGGAGACCGGCACCACCTTCGTCTTCGTCACCCACGACCAGAGCGAGGCGCTGGCGCTGTCCTCGCGTGTCGCCATCTTCAACCATGGCAAATTGTTGCAGGTCGGAGCGCCTGACGAGGTCTATGACCGGCCCGCCAACCGCTTCGTCGCCGAGTTCCTGGGCGAGATCAATATGCTGCCGCTGAAGGGCGTGCGCGTCGCCGACCATGGCGCGACCGCGCTCTGCGAAGACCGGGCAATCAAGCTGCGCGGCAACGCCGAAGCAGTGGATGGCAATGCCATCCTGGCGATCCGGCCAGAACATATGTCGATAGCGCGCGAGGCGGCGGCAGGCGAGAACGGCATAGCTGCCACCGCGATCGGATCGACCTATCTGGGCGCGGCGACCAAACTCGACCTTACGACACGCCAAGGTGCGAAGGTGACCGTCTCTGTGCCGAACGAGGTCGCGGCCGCGGCGCTCAGCAAAGGCAATTCCGTCTGGCTGACCTGGCCGGCGGAAAAGGGTTTCCTCCTTCCGGACGGAGGGCAATGA
- a CDS encoding LysR substrate-binding domain-containing protein encodes MRIPSTQALRALDSFARHGSVWRAADELHLTRSAVSHQLRLLERDLGFDLLERIGKGVALTPRGQRYAADVRKALTVLGDAVAQNAGTGVGGSFAVSCTPGFASLFLCTHIGEFRQMYPDVALSILTPRRLDDVSNPDADAFIAFGVGNWPNRVVELLCDISFTPLCSPTLLNKVGGFSKPADVLRANLLHLGDTEDWARWLALAKVENPDTEGGIFFSDMNLVFSAAIAGQGIAMGDELTSRRALSEGRLVKPFETSIPSPRSYFLVSEHAKAGHPVLEAFGGWLRSKLSENRLRTY; translated from the coding sequence TTGAGAATTCCATCGACGCAGGCGCTCCGCGCCCTCGACAGTTTCGCCCGTCATGGCAGCGTCTGGCGCGCCGCCGACGAATTGCACCTCACCCGCAGCGCGGTCAGCCATCAACTGCGCTTGCTCGAACGCGACCTCGGCTTCGATCTGCTGGAGCGCATCGGCAAGGGCGTGGCGCTGACACCGCGCGGCCAGCGCTATGCCGCGGACGTGCGCAAGGCGCTGACCGTGCTCGGCGACGCGGTGGCGCAAAACGCCGGCACCGGGGTCGGCGGCTCCTTCGCAGTCTCATGCACACCAGGCTTCGCCTCGCTGTTCTTGTGCACCCATATCGGCGAGTTCCGGCAGATGTATCCTGATGTGGCGCTGAGCATACTGACGCCCCGACGGCTCGACGACGTCAGCAATCCGGACGCCGACGCCTTCATTGCCTTTGGCGTCGGCAACTGGCCGAACCGCGTGGTGGAACTGCTGTGCGATATCTCGTTCACGCCGCTCTGCAGCCCGACGCTACTCAACAAAGTGGGCGGCTTTTCCAAGCCCGCCGACGTCCTGCGCGCCAACCTGCTGCATCTTGGCGATACGGAGGACTGGGCGCGCTGGCTGGCGCTGGCTAAGGTCGAGAACCCCGACACCGAGGGCGGCATCTTCTTTTCCGACATGAACCTCGTTTTCTCGGCGGCGATTGCCGGCCAGGGCATCGCCATGGGGGACGAGCTGACCAGCCGCCGGGCGCTGAGTGAGGGCCGGCTGGTCAAGCCGTTCGAGACCTCGATCCCGTCGCCGCGTTCCTATTTCCTGGTTTCCGAGCACGCCAAGGCGGGTCACCCTGTGCTGGAGGCGTTTGGGGGATGGTTGAGGTCGAAGCTATCGGAGAACAGGTTGCGGACATATTGA
- a CDS encoding amidohydrolase, with the protein MEKPVTTSAQETALACLDGIQPLLSAWTRTIFDFGETAWREYQSADWYVDRLKREGFAVEEGSAGMPTAFCAHWTNGDGPTIGMYAEYDAVPGNCQDAATVKRPRPGLGSEAGGHTDPHSGLGMASLGGLLATKAAMQRHGIAGTLRFTGEPAEKVRGSKPIHAAKGYYDGLAGMISFHPFYMLPLCNTARWDTHCGAAYAMIYRFICDEPENWARAAGDGAPIPQAHSAVRAPGANDALMTMYIASKALRDSMLPHQGGWSISETILTAGQATADNLPAGLAEIQYMIRVPTIAMAEQVTAVLDRNASAAAAISGCHYERHWVSKSRPGLANHAMAGIAYEALASVGPPRWDEAAKKIAREIQVNAGGVASENPFIDELERLIEPQEAEAILRRDLPPSQVSSTSDDYTDMSWHTPTARFYVARPALRSANDHVFPAWAMNALGGIPATIDPMVICAAKTVALSALRLLEDKAARDMAMDEFVTRTGGGIGGSTWIAPLCDYDPPINFRWPEYVTTPRGRDWWIPSKL; encoded by the coding sequence ATGGAAAAACCGGTGACGACATCGGCGCAAGAAACCGCTCTTGCCTGCCTCGACGGCATCCAGCCGCTGCTGTCGGCCTGGACGCGCACCATCTTCGACTTCGGCGAAACCGCCTGGCGCGAGTACCAATCAGCAGATTGGTATGTCGATCGGCTGAAGCGCGAGGGGTTTGCGGTCGAGGAAGGCTCCGCGGGCATGCCGACGGCCTTCTGCGCCCACTGGACCAATGGGGACGGTCCGACCATCGGCATGTATGCCGAATATGACGCCGTGCCCGGCAACTGCCAGGACGCTGCCACGGTGAAGCGGCCCCGCCCAGGGCTCGGCTCCGAAGCCGGCGGCCATACCGATCCGCACTCGGGCCTGGGCATGGCCAGCCTGGGCGGTCTGCTCGCCACAAAGGCCGCCATGCAGCGCCACGGCATTGCAGGCACGCTGCGCTTCACCGGCGAGCCGGCGGAGAAGGTGCGCGGCTCGAAACCGATCCATGCAGCCAAAGGCTATTATGACGGCCTTGCCGGCATGATCTCCTTCCATCCCTTCTACATGCTGCCGCTCTGCAACACTGCGCGCTGGGACACCCATTGCGGCGCTGCCTACGCGATGATCTATCGCTTCATCTGCGATGAGCCCGAGAATTGGGCACGCGCCGCCGGCGACGGCGCCCCGATCCCGCAGGCACATTCGGCGGTTCGCGCGCCCGGCGCCAACGACGCGCTGATGACGATGTACATAGCCTCCAAGGCGCTGCGCGATTCCATGCTGCCGCACCAGGGCGGCTGGTCGATCAGCGAGACGATCCTGACGGCGGGCCAGGCCACCGCCGACAATCTGCCGGCAGGCCTTGCCGAGATCCAGTACATGATCCGTGTTCCGACCATCGCCATGGCCGAGCAGGTCACCGCCGTGCTCGACCGAAACGCCTCGGCCGCCGCCGCGATCAGCGGCTGCCACTACGAACGGCACTGGGTTTCGAAGTCGCGGCCGGGGCTGGCCAATCATGCCATGGCCGGGATCGCCTATGAGGCGTTGGCGAGCGTCGGCCCGCCCCGCTGGGACGAGGCGGCGAAGAAGATCGCCCGCGAGATCCAGGTCAATGCCGGTGGGGTGGCGAGCGAAAACCCCTTCATCGACGAGCTGGAGCGGCTGATTGAACCACAGGAGGCAGAGGCGATCCTGCGCCGCGACCTGCCGCCGTCGCAGGTGAGCTCGACCTCGGACGACTACACCGACATGAGCTGGCACACGCCGACAGCGCGTTTCTATGTCGCCCGCCCTGCCCTGCGTTCGGCAAACGATCATGTTTTTCCAGCTTGGGCGATGAACGCGCTGGGTGGCATCCCGGCGACCATCGACCCGATGGTCATCTGCGCGGCGAAGACCGTCGCGCTATCCGCCCTTCGCCTGCTGGAAGACAAGGCCGCGCGCGACATGGCGATGGACGAGTTCGTCACCCGAACCGGCGGCGGCATTGGCGGTTCGACCTGGATCGCCCCGCTCTGCGACTACGATCCGCCCATCAACTTCCGCTGGCCGGAATATGTCACCACGCCGCGCGGCCGCGACTGGTGGATACCAAGCAAGCTATGA
- a CDS encoding dimethylarginine dimethylaminohydrolase family protein, with protein sequence MTVHDRIIAEPFSLQRRNPAGGTKPLTSWGFANETDVLTDVLLGSPNFLRHLSTSSLSRKHLREAPCNVQIAQAQHKDLVAAYEHFGVNIHWHEPTPELPMQVYSRDSSVMTPYGAIITAMANWWRRGENYAAIRTYEKLGIPIYDMVTAGTFEGGDFNVIEDGVVLIGCGGARTQEEGARQVQAWFEKEGWETRIAFIDEYYVHIDLMVVPIAEKLTAVCLACTEPGIVDWLRGKGHEIIDVPFQDTMALGCNFMSLGKDRVIAPTSSQSLIGQLKARGFEVAAVDMSEISKTGGGIHCMAQALKREAA encoded by the coding sequence ATGACCGTTCATGACCGCATCATCGCCGAGCCGTTTTCGCTGCAGCGCCGCAACCCGGCCGGCGGCACCAAGCCGCTGACATCGTGGGGTTTCGCCAACGAGACCGACGTCTTGACCGACGTGCTGCTCGGCTCGCCCAATTTCCTGCGCCATCTCTCGACCAGTTCGCTGTCGCGGAAACACCTGCGCGAGGCACCCTGCAACGTGCAGATCGCGCAGGCGCAACACAAGGATCTGGTCGCGGCCTACGAGCATTTCGGCGTCAACATCCACTGGCACGAGCCGACGCCGGAGCTGCCGATGCAGGTCTACTCCCGCGATTCCAGCGTAATGACGCCCTACGGCGCCATCATCACCGCCATGGCCAATTGGTGGCGGCGCGGCGAGAATTACGCCGCCATCCGCACCTATGAAAAACTCGGTATCCCGATCTACGACATGGTCACCGCAGGCACCTTCGAGGGCGGCGATTTCAACGTCATCGAGGACGGCGTGGTGCTGATCGGCTGCGGCGGCGCCCGCACGCAGGAAGAAGGCGCCCGCCAGGTACAGGCCTGGTTCGAGAAGGAGGGCTGGGAAACACGTATCGCCTTCATCGACGAGTACTATGTCCATATCGACCTGATGGTGGTGCCGATCGCCGAAAAACTCACCGCCGTCTGCCTCGCCTGCACCGAGCCGGGGATCGTCGACTGGCTGAGGGGCAAAGGGCACGAGATCATCGACGTGCCGTTCCAGGACACGATGGCGCTCGGTTGCAACTTCATGTCGCTGGGCAAGGACAGGGTGATCGCGCCGACATCCAGCCAGTCGCTGATCGGTCAACTCAAGGCGCGCGGCTTCGAAGTGGCGGCCGTCGACATGAGCGAGATCTCCAAGACCGGCGGCGGCATCCACTGCATGGCGCAGGCGCTGAAACGCGAGGCGGCCTGA